From the genome of Pelomonas sp. SE-A7, one region includes:
- a CDS encoding ABC transporter permease, translating to MTSRSSQAGSLPARLLPPLAVIAIVIGVWWWVVAASESPIFPTPWQVVTGTLELAQDGTLWEHITASLYRVGLGFGLAVAVAIPLGLWMGWVAGAYRTLNPIFQMLRPISPIAWIPLAILWFGVGDLSPIFLIFISSVFPMIVQTTSGVHTIERRYLRAAANFGVSRTVLFRRVVIPAVLPEIIVGMRIGIGVAWLVVVAAEMIALRSGLGYLIMDSRNAGNRYDLVIASMIIIGLIGLLLDGATRLLERLKTVRWRYVR from the coding sequence ATGACGAGTCGCTCCTCCCAGGCGGGGTCGCTGCCGGCCCGCCTCCTGCCGCCGCTGGCGGTCATTGCCATCGTCATCGGCGTCTGGTGGTGGGTCGTCGCTGCCTCCGAAAGCCCCATCTTCCCCACGCCCTGGCAGGTCGTCACCGGCACGCTGGAGCTGGCCCAGGACGGCACGCTGTGGGAGCACATCACGGCCTCGCTCTATCGCGTCGGCCTGGGCTTCGGCCTGGCGGTCGCGGTGGCGATTCCGCTGGGCCTGTGGATGGGCTGGGTGGCCGGGGCCTACCGCACGCTCAATCCGATCTTCCAGATGCTCCGGCCGATCTCGCCCATCGCCTGGATTCCGCTGGCCATCCTGTGGTTCGGCGTCGGCGACCTGTCGCCGATCTTCCTGATCTTCATTTCCTCGGTGTTCCCGATGATCGTGCAGACCACCTCGGGCGTTCACACCATAGAGCGGCGTTACCTGCGGGCGGCGGCCAACTTCGGCGTGTCGCGCACCGTGCTGTTCCGTCGCGTGGTGATTCCGGCCGTGCTGCCCGAGATCATCGTCGGCATGCGCATAGGTATTGGCGTGGCGTGGCTGGTGGTGGTGGCGGCCGAGATGATTGCGCTGCGCTCGGGCCTGGGCTACCTGATCATGGACTCGCGCAACGCCGGCAACCGCTACGACCTGGTGATCGCCAGCATGATCATCATCGGCCTGATTGGCCTGCTGCTCGACGGCGCGACCCGCCTGCTCGAGCGACTGAAAACCGTGCGGTGGCGCTATGTCCGATAA
- a CDS encoding SCO family protein, translated as MTIMRALAGLALCLASLTLVAAPALKAGVFDPPHAAPEFSLSGSDGQELRLSRYRGKLVLLVFGFTNCPEVCPTTLATLAQARKSLGAKAASVQVVYVTVDPERDDLARIRQYLGAFDASFVGGTGKPAVLESLRRDYGVMATKVGQSAGGYGMNHSTSVYLIDREGRLRALMPYGRKAADFVHDLQLLLAAK; from the coding sequence ATGACGATCATGCGCGCCCTCGCCGGCCTGGCGCTTTGCCTGGCCTCTCTCACCCTGGTTGCCGCCCCCGCGCTGAAGGCCGGTGTGTTCGACCCGCCGCATGCAGCGCCCGAGTTCTCGCTCAGCGGCTCGGATGGCCAGGAGCTCAGGCTCTCGCGCTACCGCGGCAAGCTGGTGCTGCTGGTGTTCGGCTTCACGAACTGCCCCGAGGTCTGCCCCACCACGCTGGCCACGCTGGCCCAGGCACGCAAGTCGCTGGGTGCGAAGGCCGCTTCGGTCCAGGTGGTCTACGTGACCGTGGACCCCGAACGCGATGACCTGGCGCGCATCCGCCAATACCTGGGCGCCTTCGATGCCAGCTTCGTCGGCGGCACCGGCAAGCCGGCCGTGCTGGAGAGTCTGCGGCGCGACTATGGCGTGATGGCGACCAAGGTGGGCCAGAGCGCAGGCGGCTACGGCATGAACCACTCGACCTCGGTCTATCTGATCGACCGCGAGGGCCGGCTGCGCGCCCTGATGCCCTATGGCCGCAAGGCCGCCGACTTCGTCCACGACCTCCAGCTGCTGCTGGCCGCCAAGTGA
- a CDS encoding ABC transporter substrate-binding protein, translating into MFPAPPSLPDPDRRLLLQRALAAGLPMLGASSAARAAAKPLQVGGLPVTCNLTLPVACMARGAANAADKSGGPKYDYEFSKYNGWPEIKESLMTGRIQAAYMLAPLVMDLADKKIPVKIVSLGHRSGAVIMVRTDSPYKKFKDLTGKRIAIPSRFAVDFLFLRKMLALEGMSPKDLQIVEMPPPDMPAALYAKAVDAYCTGEPFGAAAQRAGYARVLRMTRDEWRNYICCVLTVREELVRENRPMVQDLVNTVLGAGQWLDQQQANREKAVAIAAGRKFFNQDPNIIRFVMENPTDRVTYGDLRMIRAEFDELMQLSMDAGTLKAPVAYEKYVDESFARAAKASAILL; encoded by the coding sequence ATGTTTCCCGCTCCGCCCTCTCTTCCCGACCCCGACCGCCGCCTGCTGCTGCAGCGCGCCCTGGCCGCCGGCCTCCCAATGCTGGGAGCCAGCAGCGCAGCCCGGGCCGCCGCCAAGCCCCTGCAAGTGGGCGGCCTGCCTGTCACCTGCAACCTGACCCTGCCCGTGGCCTGCATGGCCAGGGGGGCGGCCAATGCGGCCGACAAGAGCGGCGGCCCCAAGTACGACTACGAGTTCAGCAAGTACAACGGCTGGCCCGAGATCAAGGAGTCCTTGATGACCGGGCGCATCCAGGCGGCCTACATGCTGGCGCCGCTGGTGATGGACCTGGCGGACAAGAAGATCCCGGTCAAGATCGTCTCGCTGGGCCATCGCTCGGGTGCGGTGATCATGGTCAGAACCGATTCGCCCTACAAGAAGTTCAAGGACCTGACCGGCAAGCGCATCGCCATCCCCAGCCGCTTCGCGGTGGACTTCCTGTTCCTGCGCAAGATGCTGGCGCTGGAAGGCATGTCGCCCAAGGACCTGCAGATCGTCGAGATGCCGCCGCCCGACATGCCGGCGGCCCTGTATGCCAAGGCAGTGGATGCCTATTGCACCGGCGAGCCCTTCGGTGCCGCCGCCCAGCGTGCCGGCTATGCCCGGGTGCTGCGCATGACCCGCGACGAATGGCGCAACTACATCTGCTGCGTGCTGACCGTGCGCGAGGAACTGGTGCGCGAGAACCGGCCCATGGTCCAGGACCTGGTCAACACCGTACTGGGCGCCGGCCAGTGGCTGGACCAGCAGCAGGCCAACCGCGAGAAGGCCGTGGCCATTGCGGCCGGCCGCAAGTTCTTCAATCAGGACCCCAACATCATCCGCTTCGTGATGGAGAACCCGACCGACCGCGTGACCTATGGCGACCTGCGCATGATCCGCGCCGAGTTCGACGAGCTGATGCAGCTGTCCATGGATGCCGGCACCCTGAAGGCACCGGTGGCCTACGAGAAATACGTGGACGAGAGCTTTGCGCGTGCCGCCAAGGCTTCGGCCATCCTGCTTTGA
- a CDS encoding DsrE family protein: MSLAALALPLSAQAQAAGPDQVVYHISDTASQALGGLRNIKNHLDTDPSAKITVVTHAQGVDFLMQDAKDRNGNPYEIAVQELVGRGVKFEVCEITLKNRSLKKEQFIVEAQFTPSGVVRLAKLQRQGYAYIRP, from the coding sequence ATGAGCCTGGCCGCCCTGGCCCTGCCCCTGTCCGCCCAAGCCCAAGCCGCCGGCCCCGACCAGGTGGTCTATCACATCAGCGATACCGCCAGCCAGGCGCTGGGCGGGCTGCGCAACATCAAGAACCACCTGGACACCGATCCCAGCGCCAAGATCACCGTCGTGACCCATGCCCAGGGCGTGGACTTCCTGATGCAGGACGCCAAGGACCGCAACGGCAACCCCTACGAGATCGCGGTGCAGGAGCTGGTCGGTCGGGGCGTGAAGTTCGAGGTCTGCGAGATCACGCTGAAGAACCGCAGCCTCAAGAAGGAGCAGTTCATCGTCGAGGCCCAGTTCACGCCCTCCGGCGTGGTGCGCCTGGCCAAATTGCAGCGCCAGGGCTACGCCTACATCCGCCCCTAA
- a CDS encoding histidine kinase yields MSSSHPVLPVPVPSHREAWGGFVASLSAKRVALTLALGALAACLLDPIFITPLPVLLGRTLFVALLGLLAFSAAGQWPRRLPRWMARWLMQVVVVVLTVPAATLLVYLVSVGGDLTALMRSEGRLLGFLWIAGSGLLVAPLLAMGALYRQRDAEARNESLRFELERSELERRALDARLRVLQAQVEPHFLFNTLANIRALVETGSPQAAPVLRSLISYLRAAMPRLHDETSSLADELGLVRAYLELMHLRMPDRLSYMIELPEPLQRLRFPPMALLTLVENAVRHGIDPSEVGGRIELGGETRPGGLVRIWCSDSGVGLTQSVGSGTGLRNLRERLKMFYGDSARLDLTENQPHGLRAVIEFRPQ; encoded by the coding sequence ATGAGTTCCAGTCACCCGGTCCTGCCTGTGCCCGTTCCCAGCCATAGAGAGGCCTGGGGCGGGTTCGTGGCCTCGCTGTCGGCCAAGCGGGTGGCGCTGACGCTGGCCCTGGGCGCGCTGGCCGCCTGCCTGCTGGACCCGATCTTCATCACACCGCTGCCGGTGCTGCTGGGCCGCACCCTGTTCGTGGCCCTGCTGGGCCTGCTGGCGTTTTCTGCCGCCGGCCAATGGCCGCGGCGGCTGCCGCGCTGGATGGCGCGCTGGCTGATGCAGGTCGTGGTCGTTGTGCTGACGGTGCCGGCCGCGACACTGCTGGTCTATCTGGTTTCGGTCGGAGGCGACCTGACGGCGCTGATGCGCAGCGAAGGCCGCTTGCTGGGTTTCTTGTGGATCGCCGGCTCAGGCCTGCTGGTTGCCCCGCTGCTGGCCATGGGGGCGCTCTACCGCCAGCGCGATGCCGAGGCTCGCAACGAGTCTCTGCGCTTCGAGCTGGAACGCAGCGAACTGGAACGTCGCGCGCTCGATGCCCGGCTGCGTGTGCTGCAAGCCCAGGTCGAACCGCATTTCTTGTTCAACACCCTGGCCAATATCCGGGCCCTGGTCGAGACCGGCTCGCCCCAGGCTGCGCCGGTGCTGCGCAGCCTGATCAGCTACTTGCGTGCCGCCATGCCGCGCCTGCACGACGAGACCTCGAGCCTGGCCGACGAGCTGGGCCTGGTGCGGGCCTATCTGGAGCTGATGCACCTGCGCATGCCCGACCGCCTCAGCTACATGATCGAACTGCCCGAGCCGCTGCAGCGCCTGCGCTTCCCGCCCATGGCCCTGCTGACCCTGGTCGAGAACGCGGTGCGGCATGGCATAGACCCAAGCGAGGTCGGCGGCCGCATCGAGCTCGGTGGAGAAACCCGGCCCGGTGGCCTGGTGCGGATCTGGTGCAGCGACAGCGGCGTGGGCCTGACCCAGTCGGTCGGCTCAGGCACCGGCCTTCGCAATCTGCGCGAGCGGCTGAAGATGTTCTACGGCGACTCCGCCCGCCTGGACCTCACTGAAAATCAACCGCACGGCCTGCGCGCCGTGATCGAGTTTCGACCCCAATGA
- a CDS encoding LytTR family DNA-binding domain-containing protein: protein MSRLPTALIADDEPLLRDSLERSLARHWPELQVLAQARNGREAVELFEQFRPDVVFLDVHMPGLNGVEAARQIGRRAQLVFVTAYEQYAVQAFEQGALDYLVKPFEEQRLADTIGRLRERLADTPAAGAPLSASVLEAAIEQLADVLRRPAASASSSSGEGHLQWVRASVGQTLKLIPVDQIDFLRSDEKYTLVVWAEGEALIRMSIRELIEQLDPKYFAQVHRSVVVNLRSVSHLTRGPNETADIHLRGRSEVLPVSRSYLHLFRQM, encoded by the coding sequence ATGAGCCGCCTGCCCACCGCCTTGATCGCCGATGACGAACCGCTGCTGCGCGACAGCCTGGAGCGCTCGCTGGCCCGCCATTGGCCCGAACTGCAGGTGCTGGCCCAGGCCCGCAACGGCCGTGAGGCCGTGGAGCTTTTCGAGCAGTTCCGGCCCGATGTGGTCTTCCTGGATGTGCACATGCCAGGCCTGAATGGCGTGGAAGCCGCCCGCCAGATCGGCCGCCGGGCGCAGCTGGTGTTTGTCACGGCCTATGAGCAGTACGCGGTCCAGGCCTTCGAGCAGGGGGCGCTGGACTACCTGGTCAAGCCCTTCGAGGAACAGCGCCTGGCCGACACCATAGGCCGGCTGCGTGAGCGCCTTGCCGACACGCCCGCGGCCGGAGCACCGCTGAGCGCGAGCGTTCTTGAAGCGGCGATTGAGCAGCTGGCTGACGTTCTGCGCCGGCCGGCGGCCAGCGCCTCGTCCTCAAGCGGCGAGGGCCATCTGCAGTGGGTGCGGGCCTCGGTGGGCCAGACGCTGAAGCTGATTCCGGTGGACCAGATCGACTTCCTGCGTTCGGACGAGAAATACACCCTGGTGGTCTGGGCCGAGGGCGAGGCCCTGATAAGGATGTCGATCCGCGAGTTGATCGAACAGCTGGACCCCAAGTACTTTGCCCAGGTCCACCGCTCGGTGGTGGTGAACCTGCGCTCGGTGAGCCACCTGACGCGCGGCCCGAACGAGACGGCCGACATCCATCTGCGCGGCCGCTCGGAAGTGCTGCCGGTCAGCCGCAGCTACCTGCACCTGTTCCGGCAGATGTGA